A section of the Ciceribacter thiooxidans genome encodes:
- a CDS encoding LysE family translocator has translation MDFIPSFATILAFSLAIFLLAITPGPDMTLWISRSLRDGRATGLMTLAGTSFGISIHTILVAFGISALIVASPMAFTILKTGGAGYLLWLAIQAVRHGSNFVVRADGDRQSAPVKAFLNGLWVNLLNPKVIIFFMTFLPQFVSASDPHVTGKLLFLGIWSIILSLPIGLAIIFMADGLSAWLQTNRKVLRAIDYTFAGVFSIFAVKIFFTQAR, from the coding sequence ATGGACTTCATTCCGAGCTTTGCCACCATCCTCGCCTTCAGCCTTGCGATCTTCCTGCTTGCGATCACGCCCGGGCCCGACATGACGCTGTGGATCAGCCGTTCGCTGCGAGACGGTCGCGCGACAGGGCTAATGACGCTCGCCGGCACGAGCTTCGGGATTTCCATTCACACGATACTGGTCGCCTTCGGCATTTCAGCACTGATCGTCGCCTCGCCGATGGCGTTCACCATCCTGAAGACCGGCGGCGCGGGCTATCTGCTGTGGCTTGCCATCCAGGCGGTGCGCCATGGTTCGAATTTCGTCGTTCGCGCCGACGGCGACCGCCAGTCGGCTCCGGTAAAGGCGTTCCTGAACGGCCTATGGGTCAATCTGCTGAACCCCAAGGTCATCATCTTTTTCATGACCTTCCTGCCGCAGTTCGTCAGCGCCAGCGACCCGCATGTCACCGGCAAACTTCTTTTCCTCGGCATATGGTCGATCATCCTGTCACTGCCGATCGGGCTTGCGATCATCTTCATGGCAGACGGACTGTCGGCATGGCTGCAGACGAACCGAAAGGTACTGCGTGCCATTGACTACACCTTCGCCGGCGTCTTTTCGATCTTCGCCGTGAAGATCTTCTTTACCCAGGCACGTTGA
- the thpR gene encoding RNA 2',3'-cyclic phosphodiesterase — MPRLFTALEIPRNAALSLSLLRGGLPGARWIDVENYHITLRFIGDVDGRTADEIVDRLDRIDRPEFLLSLSGIGSFGSKKPHSVWAGVSPAPEMYALQAEIERICQRIGLPPDPRKFSPHVTLARLKSSRVDDVVRYLSGRGDFHTGPFLVPRFVLLSSKESVGGGPYLTEEVFPLHEARPAASFASRDAQSAKSML, encoded by the coding sequence ATGCCGAGATTGTTCACTGCCCTCGAAATTCCGCGTAATGCGGCTCTCAGTCTTTCCCTGTTGCGTGGCGGACTTCCCGGAGCTCGCTGGATCGACGTGGAGAACTACCACATCACCTTGCGTTTCATCGGCGATGTCGACGGAAGGACGGCTGACGAGATCGTCGACCGTTTGGACCGGATCGATCGCCCCGAATTTCTCCTTAGTTTGAGCGGCATCGGTTCCTTCGGTTCGAAGAAGCCGCATTCGGTCTGGGCTGGCGTTTCGCCGGCGCCGGAAATGTACGCGCTTCAGGCCGAAATCGAGCGCATCTGCCAGCGTATCGGCCTGCCGCCGGACCCCAGAAAGTTCAGCCCGCACGTGACGCTGGCGCGGCTCAAGTCCTCAAGGGTCGACGACGTCGTCCGCTATCTTTCCGGGCGGGGTGATTTCCACACCGGACCCTTCCTCGTTCCGCGCTTTGTTCTCCTCTCGTCGAAAGAATCGGTCGGAGGCGGACCTTACCTCACCGAGGAGGTGTTTCCGCTTCACGAGGCGCGTCCGGCTGCAAGTTTTGCGAGCAGGGACGCGCAGTCGGCGAAGAGCATGCTGTAA
- a CDS encoding ABC transporter ATP-binding protein, giving the protein MISLENIQVVFGRGTPLQKQALSGVSLAIETGSFVTVIGSNGAGKSTLLGVLAGDVLPTGGRVTIGNADVTRKTTAQRAGLVARVFQDPLAGSCGALRIAENLALAAMRGRRRGLADALGGNRRAEFRDRIAALNLGLESRMGDRMDLLSGGQRQAVSLVMATLAGSEVLLLDEHTAALDPGMAEFIMELTQSIVAERKLTTLMVTHSMRQALDYGTRTIMLHAGEIVLDVSGDSRKDLQVEDLIAMFRKIRGQTLDDDELLIG; this is encoded by the coding sequence ATGATCTCGCTCGAAAACATCCAGGTCGTTTTCGGCCGCGGTACGCCGCTTCAGAAGCAGGCGCTTTCGGGCGTCAGCCTCGCCATCGAAACAGGCTCGTTCGTCACCGTCATCGGCTCCAACGGCGCTGGCAAGTCGACACTGCTCGGAGTATTGGCCGGAGATGTTCTTCCGACCGGTGGTCGCGTCACCATCGGCAACGCCGATGTGACCCGGAAGACGACAGCGCAGCGCGCTGGACTGGTCGCACGCGTCTTTCAGGACCCGCTGGCCGGAAGTTGTGGTGCGCTCCGCATCGCCGAGAACCTCGCTCTTGCGGCCATGCGCGGCAGGCGGCGCGGACTGGCAGACGCTCTCGGTGGTAATCGCCGGGCAGAGTTCAGAGATCGCATCGCTGCACTCAATCTCGGCTTGGAAAGCCGCATGGGCGACCGCATGGATCTGCTCTCCGGCGGACAGCGGCAGGCCGTGTCGCTAGTCATGGCGACGCTTGCCGGCTCGGAAGTCCTGCTGCTCGACGAGCATACGGCGGCGCTCGATCCGGGCATGGCCGAGTTTATCATGGAACTCACCCAGTCGATCGTCGCGGAGCGCAAGCTGACGACCCTGATGGTCACGCACTCCATGCGCCAAGCACTGGACTACGGCACCCGCACGATCATGCTGCACGCCGGTGAGATTGTGCTCGACGTGTCCGGTGACAGCCGCAAGGACCTGCAGGTCGAGGACCTCATCGCCATGTTCCGCAAGATTCGCGGGCAGACGCTGGATGACGACGAGCTGCTGATCGGCTGA
- a CDS encoding arylesterase, which translates to MRFKAAIPLFAALVFAALLVGPLKAEDRTLQIVGFGDSLMAGYQLPPEDALPVHLERALIAAGRKVVLTNAGVSGDTSAAGLARVDWSVPDGTDGVILELGANDALRGVAPEETERNLEEIIKRLRGRGIDVLLVGMMAPPNMGTDYRDRFNPIYKRLADKYGLEFYPFILDGVVTEANLKIDDGMHPNAKGIAVITQRMLPVVERFLDRISSATN; encoded by the coding sequence ATGAGATTTAAAGCAGCAATCCCCCTTTTTGCGGCGCTGGTATTTGCTGCTTTGCTGGTTGGTCCGCTCAAGGCGGAGGACAGGACGCTGCAGATCGTCGGCTTTGGCGACAGCCTCATGGCCGGTTACCAGCTGCCTCCGGAGGACGCGCTTCCTGTACATCTCGAAAGAGCGCTAATCGCCGCCGGCCGGAAAGTCGTCCTTACGAACGCAGGGGTCTCCGGCGACACATCTGCCGCCGGGTTGGCACGAGTGGATTGGTCCGTCCCCGATGGCACTGACGGGGTCATACTCGAACTCGGCGCGAACGACGCCTTGCGCGGCGTAGCACCGGAGGAGACCGAGAGAAATCTCGAGGAAATCATCAAGCGATTGCGCGGCAGAGGCATAGACGTTCTTCTCGTCGGCATGATGGCGCCGCCTAACATGGGGACGGATTACCGGGACCGATTCAATCCGATCTACAAGCGGTTGGCCGACAAATACGGACTTGAGTTCTATCCCTTCATCCTTGACGGCGTTGTCACCGAGGCCAATCTGAAGATCGACGACGGTATGCACCCCAATGCGAAAGGGATTGCCGTCATCACCCAGCGGATGCTGCCGGTCGTGGAGCGCTTTCTCGACCGCATTTCCTCCGCCACAAATTAG
- a CDS encoding ABC transporter substrate-binding protein: protein MRALVLALVAATALAMPVRADEVTVAVTAIVEHPALDAARDGVKEALAEAGFKEGENLKFLYESAQGNPGTAAQIARQFIGESPNVIVPISTPSAQAVVAATRDIPVVFTAVSDPLGAQLVKDMQKPGGNVTGLSDMSPVADHVALIKEITPNAKTIGFVYNSAEANSVSTLAALKAEAEKAGLEVVESVATKSAEVQGATRALVGRADVIYIPTDNTIVSAFEAAVGVAVEAKIPLYAGDTDSVARGAVAALGFNYFDVGKQTGEIVARVLKGEAPGDIPVRVAAGTDLVINKSAAVKMGVELPESIVKRATKVIE from the coding sequence ATGCGCGCTCTCGTACTTGCCCTCGTAGCTGCCACGGCCCTTGCCATGCCGGTCCGTGCAGATGAAGTGACGGTTGCCGTCACGGCCATCGTCGAGCACCCGGCGCTTGACGCCGCACGCGACGGTGTCAAGGAAGCCCTGGCGGAAGCCGGCTTCAAAGAGGGAGAGAACCTCAAGTTCCTCTATGAGTCGGCGCAGGGTAATCCGGGCACTGCCGCCCAGATCGCTCGGCAGTTCATCGGCGAAAGCCCGAACGTGATCGTTCCGATCTCCACCCCTTCGGCACAGGCCGTCGTGGCCGCCACCCGTGACATTCCCGTCGTCTTCACGGCGGTGTCCGATCCGCTCGGCGCACAGCTGGTCAAGGACATGCAGAAGCCCGGCGGCAACGTGACTGGTCTCTCCGACATGTCCCCCGTCGCCGATCACGTTGCGCTGATCAAGGAAATCACGCCCAACGCCAAGACCATCGGGTTCGTCTACAATTCTGCGGAAGCCAACTCCGTCTCGACGCTTGCCGCACTCAAGGCGGAAGCCGAGAAGGCAGGCCTCGAAGTCGTCGAATCGGTGGCTACCAAGTCGGCGGAAGTGCAGGGGGCGACACGCGCGCTCGTCGGCCGCGCCGACGTCATCTACATCCCGACTGACAACACCATCGTTTCGGCTTTCGAGGCTGCCGTCGGTGTCGCCGTCGAAGCAAAGATCCCGCTCTACGCCGGCGATACGGATTCGGTTGCCCGCGGCGCAGTTGCTGCTCTCGGCTTCAACTATTTCGATGTCGGCAAGCAGACCGGTGAGATCGTCGCACGCGTCCTCAAGGGCGAGGCTCCCGGCGACATTCCGGTTCGCGTCGCGGCCGGCACGGATCTCGTCATCAACAAGTCCGCCGCCGTCAAGATGGGTGTCGAGCTTCCGGAAAGCATCGTGAAGCGGGCGACGAAGGTCATCGAATAA
- a CDS encoding invasion associated locus B family protein has translation MFVRRIATALAIVLAGYGTAIAQAPTRIEQFKAWGAYSYKSNGGTVCYVLSVPTAKEPAAVDHGDIFFIVSQRPGQNISYEPQAMMGYKLKDGSKVNVTIDNKNFVMFTKDKAAWVENAAEEPALVAAMKGGASMTVKATSARGTPTSYTYSLSGISAALSKIETCK, from the coding sequence ATGTTTGTAAGACGTATCGCAACCGCATTGGCAATTGTGCTGGCAGGCTACGGGACAGCTATCGCTCAGGCGCCGACCCGCATCGAGCAATTCAAGGCATGGGGCGCGTATTCCTACAAGTCTAACGGCGGAACGGTATGCTACGTGCTTTCGGTTCCGACTGCAAAAGAACCCGCCGCCGTTGATCACGGCGACATATTCTTCATCGTTTCGCAGCGTCCCGGCCAGAACATCTCCTACGAGCCGCAGGCGATGATGGGCTACAAGCTGAAGGACGGGTCGAAGGTGAATGTCACCATCGACAACAAGAACTTCGTGATGTTCACCAAGGACAAGGCGGCCTGGGTCGAGAATGCGGCGGAGGAACCCGCCCTGGTCGCGGCGATGAAGGGCGGTGCGTCCATGACCGTCAAGGCGACATCCGCCCGCGGCACGCCGACGTCCTACACCTATTCCCTCTCCGGTATCTCTGCAGCTCTCAGCAAGATTGAAACCTGCAAGTAA
- a CDS encoding SDR family NAD(P)-dependent oxidoreductase, with translation MTRLHAAFKKGNLAVVTGGASGIGLAAAKYFARLGMCVVIADLVGERLAEAEAAVAALSHSGATDVVAIPTDVSKREELEALERTVVQRFGRVHVLMNNAGIQPGSAIFGPQANWDNVLAVNLMGVVNGSRTFGPGMISHGEPALIINTGSKQGITTPPGDPAYNVSKAGVKVFTEALQHELRNTQGCHVSAHLLVPGFVFTPLTANGRTEKPAGAWTPEQTVDFMMDSLSKGDFYILCPDNEVDRRTDEIRMLWAAGDIVENRPPLSRWHADYADSFKAHLVEKQS, from the coding sequence ATGACAAGACTTCACGCGGCGTTCAAGAAGGGGAATCTCGCTGTGGTCACCGGCGGGGCGTCGGGGATCGGTTTGGCCGCTGCCAAGTACTTTGCACGCCTCGGCATGTGCGTGGTAATCGCCGATCTCGTCGGCGAGCGACTGGCCGAAGCTGAAGCCGCAGTCGCAGCGCTCTCCCATAGCGGAGCGACCGACGTGGTTGCCATTCCGACAGACGTGTCGAAGCGGGAGGAACTCGAGGCGCTGGAGCGCACCGTGGTTCAGCGTTTCGGTCGAGTCCACGTGCTGATGAACAACGCGGGGATCCAGCCGGGCAGCGCCATCTTCGGGCCGCAGGCCAACTGGGACAATGTGCTCGCCGTCAACCTGATGGGTGTCGTCAATGGCAGCCGCACCTTCGGGCCCGGCATGATCTCCCACGGAGAACCGGCACTCATCATCAACACCGGTTCGAAGCAGGGCATCACCACGCCGCCCGGAGATCCGGCCTACAACGTCTCTAAGGCAGGCGTGAAAGTTTTCACCGAAGCGCTGCAGCACGAGCTGCGAAATACGCAAGGTTGCCATGTCTCGGCTCATCTGCTCGTCCCCGGCTTCGTCTTCACGCCACTCACTGCAAACGGGCGGACTGAAAAGCCGGCCGGCGCCTGGACGCCGGAACAGACGGTCGACTTCATGATGGACAGCCTCTCGAAGGGCGATTTCTACATTCTGTGCCCGGACAACGAGGTTGATCGCCGCACCGACGAAATACGCATGCTCTGGGCGGCAGGAGACATCGTGGAGAACCGCCCGCCCCTCTCCCGCTGGCACGCCGATTACGCAGACAGTTTCAAGGCCCATCTCGTCGAGAAGCAAAGCTGA
- a CDS encoding YkvA family protein, whose amino-acid sequence MDEIKFGDILLPGDEGTQERQERTVRARFWPTMRKAMRQLPFGRDVVAAYYCATDRQTPLRVRGILLAALGYFVLPFDTVPDMLAVVGFTDDIAVLTTAFALISSHIREQHYEAADRALADEPGVAAG is encoded by the coding sequence ATGGATGAGATCAAGTTCGGCGACATACTGCTGCCCGGGGACGAAGGCACCCAGGAGCGACAGGAGAGGACCGTTCGGGCAAGGTTCTGGCCGACGATGCGTAAGGCCATGCGTCAGTTGCCGTTCGGGCGCGATGTCGTTGCCGCATACTACTGCGCGACCGATAGACAGACGCCGTTGCGCGTGCGCGGCATACTGCTTGCGGCGCTCGGGTATTTCGTACTTCCTTTCGATACGGTTCCCGACATGCTGGCAGTCGTTGGCTTCACCGACGACATTGCTGTATTGACGACGGCGTTTGCGCTGATAAGCAGTCACATCCGGGAGCAGCATTACGAAGCGGCAGATCGCGCGCTCGCCGACGAACCGGGCGTTGCCGCCGGGTGA
- the rlmN gene encoding 23S rRNA (adenine(2503)-C(2))-methyltransferase RlmN, translated as MALAPVQDAISGKPSLIGLDREQLAAALRDKGVPEKQVKMRVAQIWNWIYVRGISDFDAMSNVAKDMREMLKANFTVARPEIVEEQVSNDGTRKWLLRFPPRGAGRPVEVETVYIPEEGRGTLCISSQVGCSLTCSFCHTGTQKLVRNLTSEEILSQLLLARDRLGDFPDRDVPVGAMVPSSDRKITNVVMMGMGEPLYNFEEVKRALLIASDGDGLSLSKRRITLSTSGVVPEIYRTGEEIGVMLAISLHAVRDELRDMLVPINKKYPLKELIAACRAYPGLSNARRITFEYVMLKDVNDSLEDAKGLVQLLKGVPAKINLIPFNPWPGTNYQCSDWAQIEKFADFINQAGYASPIRTPRGRDILAACGQLKSESERMRKTDRLAFEAMMIANHGEDD; from the coding sequence ATGGCACTCGCGCCGGTCCAGGACGCTATCTCCGGCAAGCCGTCGCTGATCGGCCTCGACCGGGAGCAGCTTGCTGCGGCGCTGCGCGACAAGGGTGTGCCCGAGAAGCAGGTCAAGATGCGCGTCGCGCAGATCTGGAACTGGATCTACGTCCGCGGAATCTCCGACTTTGACGCCATGAGCAATGTCGCGAAGGACATGCGCGAAATGCTGAAGGCGAACTTCACCGTAGCCCGGCCGGAAATCGTCGAGGAGCAGGTCTCGAACGACGGCACCCGCAAATGGCTGCTGCGCTTTCCGCCACGTGGAGCTGGTCGCCCCGTCGAAGTTGAAACCGTCTATATTCCCGAAGAGGGCCGCGGGACACTCTGTATCTCGAGCCAGGTTGGGTGCTCGCTTACCTGTTCTTTCTGCCACACCGGAACGCAGAAACTGGTCCGAAATCTCACCTCCGAAGAAATCCTTTCGCAATTGTTGCTCGCGCGGGATCGTCTTGGCGATTTTCCCGATCGTGACGTGCCCGTCGGTGCCATGGTGCCTTCCAGTGATCGCAAGATCACCAACGTGGTCATGATGGGCATGGGCGAGCCGCTCTACAACTTCGAAGAGGTCAAGCGTGCGCTGCTGATCGCTTCCGACGGTGATGGCCTCTCGCTTTCCAAACGGCGCATCACGCTTTCCACTTCCGGCGTGGTGCCGGAAATCTATCGCACGGGCGAGGAGATCGGCGTCATGCTCGCGATCTCGCTGCACGCCGTGCGCGACGAACTTCGCGATATGCTGGTTCCGATCAACAAGAAGTATCCTTTGAAGGAGCTGATCGCCGCCTGCCGTGCTTACCCGGGTCTTTCGAACGCACGCCGCATTACCTTCGAATACGTGATGCTTAAGGACGTCAACGACAGCCTCGAGGACGCGAAGGGACTGGTGCAGCTGCTGAAAGGCGTCCCGGCCAAGATCAACCTGATTCCGTTCAATCCGTGGCCTGGCACGAACTACCAGTGTTCCGACTGGGCGCAGATCGAAAAATTCGCCGATTTCATAAATCAGGCAGGTTACGCCTCGCCGATCCGCACGCCACGTGGCCGTGACATTCTCGCTGCCTGCGGTCAGCTCAAGTCCGAGTCTGAGCGCATGCGCAAGACCGATCGACTGGCGTTCGAGGCGATGATGATCGCCAATCACGGCGAAGACGACTAA
- a CDS encoding ABC transporter permease yields the protein MSQIAFWGAVELGLVFAFVAIGVYLAFRVLDFPDLTVDGSFPLGAAVAAVLIIAGLNAWLATAVAMAAGSVAGLVTAVLNVRFKILNLLASILTMIALFSVNLRVMGKPNVALLNQDTMLTPFYGHGLADYYVRPLFLFVLVGVAVLLVWRFLESDAGLAMRATGANSRMARAQGVQTGNQIYLGMAISNALVALGGALFAQTNGFADVTAGVGTIVVGLAAVIIGETLFGNRGLLIALIGCIVGSIAYRLAIQLALSSDVLGLKASDLNFVTAVLVAVALVLPRLRRGGASS from the coding sequence GTGAGCCAAATCGCCTTCTGGGGTGCCGTCGAGCTCGGCCTGGTCTTCGCCTTTGTTGCCATCGGCGTATATCTGGCCTTCCGCGTCCTCGATTTTCCTGACCTCACCGTCGATGGGTCGTTTCCCCTCGGAGCAGCTGTAGCCGCCGTTCTCATCATCGCAGGGCTCAATGCGTGGCTTGCAACGGCCGTTGCGATGGCTGCCGGTTCTGTCGCCGGATTGGTCACCGCGGTGCTCAACGTTCGCTTCAAGATCCTCAACCTGCTGGCCTCGATCCTGACGATGATCGCGCTGTTCTCGGTCAATCTGCGGGTCATGGGCAAGCCGAACGTTGCGTTGCTCAACCAGGACACGATGCTCACGCCCTTCTACGGGCATGGACTTGCCGACTATTACGTCCGGCCGCTGTTTCTCTTTGTGCTTGTCGGCGTTGCGGTTCTTCTCGTTTGGCGCTTTCTGGAAAGCGACGCCGGACTCGCGATGCGGGCGACCGGCGCCAATTCCCGCATGGCTCGTGCGCAGGGTGTGCAAACCGGTAACCAGATCTATCTCGGCATGGCGATATCCAACGCGCTCGTCGCGCTCGGTGGGGCGTTGTTTGCGCAGACCAACGGCTTTGCCGACGTCACCGCCGGTGTCGGCACCATCGTGGTGGGCCTCGCCGCCGTCATTATTGGCGAAACCCTGTTCGGGAACCGTGGTCTGCTGATAGCGCTCATCGGCTGCATTGTCGGTTCGATCGCTTACCGCCTCGCCATTCAGCTCGCGCTGTCCTCCGACGTGCTCGGTCTGAAGGCGTCCGACCTCAACTTCGTCACTGCTGTTCTCGTGGCCGTCGCGCTTGTTCTTCCGAGACTGCGTCGCGGAGGAGCCTCGTCATGA